A window of [Clostridium] innocuum genomic DNA:
GATAAAAAACTGAGTGAGAAAGAACTCCTGCGTATTGTGGAAACAGCAAGAGCACAGCTGCAGTTGGTTGTGAGTACAGAGGAACTGGAAGACGAATAAACATGGAGCTTTCTATCCTAATTATGAAGCAGCTGCTTGTTATGTTTTCACTGTCAGGTATTGGATTCTTGCTGGCAAAGTTGAAGCTTATTAGCAATGAGGGCTGTAAAGAGCTCGTAAATCTTCTGTTGTATGCGGTCATACCACTGACTGTACTTAACTCCTTTCTGGTCGAAAAGACACCGGAAAAAACACAGCTTCTTTTATATTCACTGTTGCTGAGTCTTGCAGTTTTCGCTGTTTCTATGCTGTTATCCTACATTATATATGGGAAAAGAAAAAGAGTTGAAAATTTCTCAGCAGCATTCAGTAATGCGGGCTTCATTGGTATTCCACTGGTACAAGCAACTGTTGGACCACACGCAGTATTTTATATTGCAGGCTTTGTAGCCTTTCTGAATATATTCCAATGGATTTATGGTGCTTATGTTATGGGAGCGGAACGAAGGATGATTTCTTTTCAGGTAATTGCTAAAAATGCTGTTCTGTTATCCTTTATAACAGGCTTTACTCTATATTTATGCGACTTGGGTAATATCCTTTTTATAAAGGATATAGCAAATACCGTAGCAAATATGAATTCACCGCTGGCGATGATCATAATCGGTGTTTATATGTCGCAGATTTCTTTTATGAGAATGTTACAAAGAGAAAGCAGTTATATCTGCAGCCTGTGTCGCCTTTTCGTGATTCCATTGGCCTCTCTTGGCTTACTTGCTGTGATTCCCTTAGATTGTTATGAGGTGAAAGTAGCGATATGTATTGTACTTTCTGCACCTGTGGGTGCTAATGTAGCTATGTTTGCTCAGAAATTTCATCAGGATTATACATATGCAGTAGAAATAGTAATATTATCAACACTGATGTCTGTTGTAACACTTCCATTGATTGTTTATGCCGCACAGATTGTTTTATAAATATACATTTTGCATAAAAAATCCCAGACAGGGATTTTTTTAGGTTCTTTCTTACTTAAGGGTGTTTGCAAAAGGGAGATTTCAACTTCTATTGTTAACCACAATAGTATGGAAGTCTCCCTATGTTAAGTTTACCCACAATCGAGAAAGAACCTTTTTTTATCTATTACTTATCTATTTATCTCTTATCCTCGTTCATTGCATAATCTGAACATTGTATGTTTATCAGAGGTTCGTATAATTGAACGGCTGTTGACTTTGACTTTACGTTACTTCTGTATACAGTAAGCGCGTATTGCTTCCGGATTCCTTTTTCAATTTTAAAGGTGATAGATGCATATCAAATACGTGCAAGGATATATTCATCATAATGAAAAGCAGTCTTAGGATTGCCGAAATTCATATAAACAATAAAATTTTTTAATATTATAGACGGATATAGAACAATAATTATTAAAATTGAAAAATTTGATTACAAAATTATTGACTATAATAATTTATGGCGTTATGATATAGTTGTAAAAGGAGGCTACAAACATGAAAATTGTCGTATGTAAGGATTATGATGATGTCAGTAGAGTTATGGCAGAAAAGGTGGTCGAACAAATTCGTAAAAAACCTAATTTGGTATTCTGTCTGCCTGCGGGGAACTCTCCTATCGGGATGTACAAATATCTTGTTCAGATGTACAAAGAGGGAAAGGCTGATTTCTCACAGCTGAGAACATTTGATATGGACGAATATGCAGGGCTGACTCCGGACGATTCACACAGCTTCATTTATTTTATGCATCAGCACTTTCTGGATCATGTCAATATCAATATGGATAATGTACGTTATCCGAAAGCAGATGCAGCAGATCTGGATGCGGAGTGTAAACAGTATGCGCAGGAAATCATTGATGCGGGCGGTCTGGATATCGCAATCACCAGCATTGGTGATGATGGGCATATTGCATTCAATGAACCGGGAGAGTATTTACTGCCACGCACACATGTCGTTAAAATGGATGAGGCAACCAGACAGCAGAATGCAAAAGCATTTGCTGACTGTGCAGGAGGTGTTCCGGAATATGCGATTACAACCGGTATGGAAGAACATATGAAAGCCAAAAAATATTATGTCGTTTGTTCTGGCACCCACAAAGGAAAGCTATTGCATAAGCTGTTCGAAAATGAAAGGCTGGATCCTAAATTTCCTGTTTCCTGGCTACGTATGCACCCGGATGTTGAATTTATCATAGATGAGGCAACTGCTGCAGAAATTCAGGAGGATGCACTGGAATATTACAGAGAGAAATAAACATAACGGCTCATTTGATTCTCACATCAAATGGGCATTTTATGAAGTCTTTGATACTATACAGCATAGAAAACAAATCAGAATATTTCAAAGGGAAAGGAAAGATATGAAGCTGCAAATTGCAACTGATATTGCAAATACCGAGACAGTATTCAGCATAGCGGATGCAGTCCATGATGTTATTGACATACTTGAGGTTGGAACACCGGTAATCACGAAGGAAGGACTAGTACCTGTATACCATGTAAAACTAAGATATCCGAATCTGTGTGTGTTTGCCGATACAAATATCATTGATGGCGAAGCTATGGAATGTGAGGATGCCTGTAAAGCTCATGCGGATATCGTAATGTAAGGGCAATGGCAGATACTGCAACAATGAAAGAGGTTGTTGATACAGAGAACCACTACAAGTCGTTAATTTTATTTGGATGACAGACGGTTTACAGATGCTATACATAGGGAATAAATTCTGGCTTATGTGCTTGTATGATTTTTTTAATGATAATATTCCATTTCCATATGAAAAAGCGGTCTCTTGATAGAGACCGTTTTCGTGCAATATTGTAGCTGCATTATATTGGTTATGAATTGGTTTCCTATAGAAATTCAGGTAAAAGATGATCATGTAAAATATAATATTTCTTGGGAGAATCAGAATCATCGCTCAATAGGAGGTATCCTGCTTTATTATCCCATAAGAAAGTTTTATCCTATATTTCTAAAAGCGACATTATTTAAACCATCTAAGTATGCTGACACAGGATGGGAAAACAAAGATTTTTAAATATTACCAGCATCCTTACAAATTCCGGGATTTCCTTTTATCCTCATACATAGCTTGATCTGCCATGACCAACAGCTTCTGAATTCCCTTATTCCGGGATGTATTGCTGGAAAATCCCTTTGCTATTGATAAAGGAAGCTCAGCCGTTTGATTATATTCTTTCAGTCTTTGATCCAGCAGGCTGAACACTGCCTGTGCGGACATATAATTTTTCTCGCTGAGAACTACAAATTCATCCCCACCTACCCGATATATTTGTCCGATATCTGTAAACACGGTATGCAGGAGGTCGGCAGCACTTCGAATAATGGTATCTCCGGCATGATGTCCGTAGGTATCATTGGTATGCTTTAGATTATTGATATCAAACATAAAGACCGTCAGAGGAGCATCTGGTTTTAGCTTTGCCATTTCCTGACAGCGCTGTTCGTATGCAGAGCGATTCCGTGCTTTTGTCATGGTATCCGTATAGGCAAGCTGGCGGTAAAACTGAATCTGTTCCTGCTCCTGAGACAGCAGATAAACCTTATGAAAGGAAAAGCAGCTCAGCATGACGATAAACAATAATAATCCGACAATGAAGAATATATTATAGTCATCCATTGGATGCAGGTAAAAGGCAGTTAGTGCCACTGTGGAGAATAGGGCAAGGATAAAGAAGGCAAGCAGTATATTGCGGGAATAATCCGTCTTATACAGGCGAACCTCACGAATCAATGCAAACAGCAAGGCGGCAATACTAACCATCATCAACAGATGGGTAAATGGCAGCATCTGTACAAAATCCAGGATGCCTGCCTGATAAAGAATACACTGGACAATGGTATTTCCCAACAGTAAAAGCTGAAGCAGGGTCAGGGAACGGCACCGCAGCTTTAATGCGTCATTTATAAAGACCAGAAGCGGGATTGGCATAAGCATAAAGCTGCAGAAGGATAATAAAACGATACGCAGACTGCCGCTCACATACAGCTGTAATATAGGAGAATCTGTAAGCAGCCACAGTGCTGTGAGGAAAATGAAGCTCATAAGCGCATATAGCGATGTTTTAGACAACCAGAAGCTGCGGTTCTTCAGCCATATAATCAAAAAAACAAGAATGATGTCAAGCAGTAGCAGCAGGATTACTGTGATAATGATTCCGGCATTCTCCTGTAAAATATAAAAAGCAAAAGAGGATGCGGAAACCAGCATTGGATATTCTATATCAGAGGAAACATTTGAGTAATTGTTTTTGAATTTCAGAAGCAGCTCTTTGCCACTGTCTTCTGATGTAACCGGCATACGCACATATACATTACCTAATAATTTAGTATCATCGCGATGATAGCCGTAATCCAGGCGGACTTCGTTATCGATACAAATCTGTACACCGCGGTAGTTGTTTCTGATCACAAGCATAGTATCCTTCGCTATCTGTGGCAGTGTCCTTTTTCTACTGAAGGTTTTATCACGTATATCTGTCTTTGCCTCAGCTTGAGCGGCTCCATCCTTCCAGCCGTTCTTTAATACCTCAATATCATTGGATTTCGGTGGTATAACAGCTGCCGGCGGTGTCTTTTGCGGAAAAATAACAGATACCACAAGACATAAGCCAATAATCCACAGGCATATGTAAAGAAGCAGCATTTTCTTTCTTGTCATCCTTCCACATCCTTTCTATCCTGATAATTTTAACATACTTTTCATGCACATTATATTTTTTGTTAAATTATCACATAAAAAACTGTTTCACATTGACACTGATTGTTAACTGTGGTAAACTTTTATCCGATAAGTTATCTTAAACTAACAAGGAGGTACTATGATTGACAAACGACTTTTAAAAGAGATGCCGGAAACAAAGCCATATATCATGAAGCAGGTAGCGATGCAGTGGTTCTCTCTGCTATGCAATATTGTCTTTGTGGCACTGCTGGCAAATGTACTTTCACACATATTTAATAAAACCGTCAATGAACAGCTTCTGCTTCTGACAACGTGCGGAGTCATTTTGTGCATCGCACTAAGAGCAGTCTGTGTCCGAAAAGCGAGCTTATATTCCCATGAAGCTTCCTGTCATGTGCGTGAGCAGCTTCGCATGCGACTGTTCAAAAAGCTGCTGGAAATGAAAAGCAGCTATACCGAAAGCGCACCGACAAGCGAGCTGGTGCAGTTGAGCGTAGAAGGCATTGACCAGCTGGAGATTTACTTCGGCCGATATCTTCCCCAGTTTTTCTACAGTATGCTTGCCCCGGTTACACTATTCCTGATTCTTGTATGGATGGATGTAAAAAGTGCACTTGTACTCTTACTCTGTGTACCACTCATTCCAATGTCTATTATCGCAGTACAGAAATTCGCAAAGAAGCTGCTATCCAAATACTGGAGCAGCTATACGACGCTGGGAGACAGCTTTCTGGAAAATCTGCAGGGTCTTACCACGCTGAAAATATATCAGGCGGATGAATGGAAGCAGCAGGAGATGAATAAGGAAGCGGAAAATTTCCGTAAAATTACGATGAAGGTACTGACTATGCAGTTAAATTCTGTCAGTGTCATGGATCTGATTGCATATGGCGGTGCTGCTCTGGGCAGCATTGTCGCAATTCTTGGTTTTCAAAACGGCAGTCTGTCATTATTTCAGGTGATTTGTATTGTATTGCTATCCTCAGAGTTCTTTATACCGCTGCGTCTGCTGGGCTCCTTCTTTCACATTGCAATGAATGGAATAGCGGCCAGTGATAAAATATTCCGTATTCTGGACAAACCGCAGAAGCAGGCAGAACAAAAGCAATGGAAAGCAGAGACAGTGGATATTCAGCTGCGTGATTTGAGCTTTTCCTATGATGAACAGCGCACTATCCTGAAGCATGTCTATATGCAGCTTAAGCCTGGTCAGTTTACTGCTATCGTTGGAGAAAGCGGTTCAGGTAAGAGTACGATCGCCAAGCTGATAGCGGGCATTGTCAAGGATTACCACGGGCAGCTGCTGATTGCGGATACACAGCGAAGAGACATTGATGATGATGCCTTTTATCAATCCTTTCTGTATGTCAGTCATCAGCCGTTTATCTTCAAGGGCAGTGTTCGTGAAAATCTGGCAATTGCAAAGGACTCTCTAAGTGAGGAAGCAATGCTGGAGGCACTACGTAAGGTGGCATTGCTTGATTTCGTCATGGAACAGGGCGGATTGGATATGGAACTGCAGGAACAGGGTAATAATTTATCGGGCGGACAGAAACAGCGTTTATCCATTGCAAGGGCATTGCTGGCACAGCGGGATGTTTATATCTTTGATGAGGCCGCAAGCAATATCGATGCAGAGAGTGAGGACGCTATTGTTTCCGTTATTTATAAGCTGGCAGAAACAAAAATGGTAATCATGATTACGCATCGGTTAAAAAGCATAAAAGGCTGTGATCAGATCTATGTGATTGACCAAGGTACCTGTCAGGAACACGGAAGACATGAGGAACTGCTGCGTTTGCGGGGAACCTATGCAAGGATGTATGAAAAACAGCAGGAGCTGGAAGCTATGGAAGGAGCTGAACAGTATGCATAAAACAGGAAATATTCGATTGATGGCACGTATGAGTCTGCTTGTAAAACCGCTTGCCCCCCATATGCTGCTGGCTGTGTTTCTTGGTGTAGCCGGTTTTCTGTGTGCGATTTACATTCCGTATTTCAGTGCACTTCTCATCAGCCATATTGCCATACAGGCAGCGGATTTCCCAATTGGCGTGTTCTTTGTCATTATGCTGGTGCTGGCATTTCTTCGCGGTATTTTACATTATGGGGAACAGGCCTGCAACCACTATATTGCATTTAAGCTGCTTGCCATTCTGCGGGATAGGGTATTCACCGTTCTGCGTCGCCTTGCTCCGGCGCGGCTGGAGGGGCAGGACAAGGGAAATCTGATTTATCTGATCACCAGTGATATTGAAGCACTGGAGGTGTTTTATGCACATACGATTTCTCCTGTGCTGATTGCAGTTGTCACATCCGGCATACTGCTGATACAGTTTGCGAAAATGCACATCCTGTTCTTTATGATAGCATTGCTCGGATATCTGTTCTGTGGCGTCCTGCTGCCTCTTATCATAACAAAGCTGGGAACGCAGGAGGGCTGTCAATCCCGGGAGGGGTTTGGAAGATTGAGCAGCTATGTACTGGAATCTCTGCGCGGAATGCAGGATGTGCTGCAATATCGTATCGGAAGTCAACGTATGGAGGAAATGCAGAGAAAAAGTGAAGAGCTGCACGATACAGCAAAGCGTCTGAAGCTGCACGAAGGGACCTCTTCGATACTCGGAAATGCAGTTGTTACGTTATTTACCCTTCTTATGCTGCTGGGCGGCTGTCTGCTGTATCTGCAGGGGACGGTAAGCTTTACAACGGTGTTGATGAGTACCGTGCTGATGGTATCAAGCTTTGGGCCGGTTCTGGCGCTTGCCAGTCTTTCCAATAATCTACTCATTACCATGGCAAGTGCGAGACGTGTGTTGCAGCTGCTGGATGAAAAAGAAGAGGTTGAAGAAATCAGCGGAAAAAAACAGGCAGTCAGCGGGGATATTAAAGTGGAGAATCTGAGCTTTTCCTATGAAGAGGAAGAGGTGCTGCGCAATGTGCAGGCAACCTTCAAAAAGGGAAAGATTACCGGAATTCACGGAAAAAGCGGTTCCGGGAAATCAACACTGCTGAAGCTGATCATGCGATTCTGGAATGTATCACAGGGCAGTATTTCTGTGCACGGCGTTGATTTAAAGGATATCAATACCTCGGATCTGCGTAATATGCAGAGCCTGGTAACACAGGAAACGGTTCTGTTTCATGATACTATTTTCAATAATATTCGAATTGCAAAGCTGGATGCCTCTGTCGATGAGATTGAAGAAGCCTGCCGCAAAGCGGGAATTCATGAGTTTATCATGTCACTGCCAAAGGATTATGCGACACCGGTAGCAGAGCTTGGTGATTCTCTTTCCGGAGGAGAGCGTCAAAGGATTGGCTTGGCCAGAGCATTTCTACATGATTGTGACTGTATCCTTTTGGATGAACCAACCAGTAATCTGGATGCGTTGAACGAAGCAGTTATTCTGAAAAGCATTCAGGCACAGAAGGATAAAACGATTCTTCTGGTATCGCACAGACCAACTACCATGCGCATTGCGGATACGGTGCTTTCTGTGGAATCCGGGAGAGTCAGCTGATGGAAGCCGCAGCCAAGCGCGAAAAGGAAAAGCAGGTCATACAGGAAATGATATCCCTGTACTGCCGGAAACAGCATCATGGACAAAGCCTCTGTAAGGAATGTCAAACGCTTTGCAGGTATGCACATCAGCGCATAGACTGCTGTCCGTTTATGGAAAGCAAGACCTTCTGCAGCAACTGCAGCGTGCATTGCTATCAAAAGGAACGGCGTGAACAAATCCGCAGGGTGATGCGCTTCAGCGGACCAAGGATGCTTCTGCACAGACCGCTCATGGTCATTCAGCATATGTGGCTGTCACGAAAGGAGAGACATACATGAAACCTGTTTATTTTATCATCGGTATCGTATCTATGCTGCTGGGAGCCGTCGGTGTTGTGCTTCCTGTTCTGCCTACGACACCGTTTCTGCTTCTTTCCGCCTGGTGCTTTGCGAAAAGCTCCCGGCGCTTTCACTGCTGGTTTATCTCAACAGCACTTTATAAAAATCATCTGGATTCCTTTGTACAGCACCGCTCCATGACATGGAGAACCAAGTTTTCCCTACTGGCATTTGCCAGTACTATGCTGTTATTTGCCATGTATTTTATGAGTAACCTGTGGCTGCGTCTGTTTTTGCTTGCACTCATGCTCTTTAAGTATTACTATTTCCTCTTTCGCATTAAAACGATACGGGAATAAGATTTCATTAAAGCATTGTATGTATCAGATAAAAAGGTATGCACGCGCATACCTTTTGTTAGTTGGTAACGTAAAGGGTCAACGGCCCTTATGCTTTGCCTTTTTCTTCATCTGCCGCAGACGAAACGCTTCCTTCTGTCCTTCTCTGTTCTCCTTTCGTCTTTCAGCTTTCAGCTCTGCGCGTTCCTCCTGCTGCTGTTTTACTGCAAGCTGTGATTTTGTAAGGGAAAGCCCTGTATCCTGTGCCTTGCGGGCTTCACGCTGCATGCGTTTGGGATTTCGATGGCTTGCCTTTGAGCGCACGGTTTCCACAGGAGCCTGAAAACTGATGGAATACCAGCAGCCTTTCAGCCATTCATATACCACCTGTTCACTGGGTTCACTTCCAAATACGATTCGCTTCAAATACAGCAGCTGCTGTTCACGGTATTCGAACAAGCCAATCCAGAAAGGGTCTTCAAAGAAGACAGTAAAGCTTAGCGAAGTCTGATTCATAATGCTTCCTCCTTATATACTTCATAAGGAAACGGACAACCAAGGAGGCAGGTTACTGACAATTCTCATTGCGTCTGGACTACCAACCAGACTGTGTTTTTATTCCGTTATTATACTATCAGGAGTGAACGCAATCGTCAACAGATTATCCGTGCTGTATAGTTTTAAAGTAGTATAGTTCAAGAATCTTTTCCTGCAGGCCTTCTAAGAAATCACCATATATAGGCAGGTTCTTCATTTACCAGGATGGCACGTACCAGCTCCTGAGCAGTAAACTGCTTCAACCCCCTGTGTACCTCATCCTGAACAGGCGGATATGGATCTATGATGTAGTAGGACGTAATCTGATCCTTATTTTTTTCATAACCGATCACTATCACCATATGGTTTGCATGTGCAAGTGCAGGATATAAAGCATTTAAATCAACTGCGGCAAAAACTGGATATCCGTCATCTATATTTTGTATACAGCGGCGTGAAAATGTTTCTGAAGCATCCTGCGTGTGGTCATCTGGCGACAGTGTCTGTACATGATAGCCTGGCTCATCAGCTGAGGGTATGCTAGTGCCGGGAAACAGGTAGCTGTTTAAGACTCTTGCCATATCCACATATTCCGTTCCGGTTACAGGATCTGTATGAAGCTGCTGTGCCAGGTGCTGCTGGGTGCTTTCTATAGCGTGATAGCGAAGTGCCATCTGTAAACAAGCCGGTACACAGTAATATGAAGTTTCCTGCATACTCTGAACAATAGGAAGCTTATTCTGTATATGTTCATCATCCGTTTCGCTCTGTTCACGTTTCTCAGGCATGTTCTCCGTATCACTTTCCATAAGAGAACCTTCCTTTTGTCTGTCAGCAGCTGCAAAAGCGTCATTCCTGTCAAAATGCTGTGCAGATAGGCCGGTGGAAATCGTTCCGTAAACCGGTATCTGCGTGCACGCTGTGCGCATAATGTATGCAAATAGAAAAACAATGATACTAGTTAACAGAATAAGGATACTGCTGTAGGTTCGTTTCATACAGATACGTTCTCCTTTCATTATCTATACGAGGCAGAGATAGTATATATTTCATTTCACTGCAATAAAAAATCAGAACCTAAAAAAATCAAGAATATGTGGATTTTTTAGGAATTTCATACCTTCTTAACGTATAGAAGTATGTAAGTGATGATGAGCTTACAGAAGGAGGTTTTCGTCATGGAAAATACGAAAGCAAATACTGTATTGGATTACTGCAATGATGTATTCTTCAAGTACGCCCTTTCCCGTGAGGATGAAGGCTCTGTGTACGCCCGCAACACCATTATTGAACGTGTTACCGGAATCAGGGTAAAGGAAAGCACCGTCCTCAATCCGAATCTGGATCCGGGCATCATCGGAAAGAAGCGCATCATTCTGGATGTCCATGTGAAGGATGAGAAAGGTCGTTTTTTTAACCTGGAAATGCAGACGACCTATGCAGGAGTAGCGGAAATGATGCGCTTTGAATTTTATGGAGCCAGAGCATTGAACAATCAACTGGATAGCAGTGAAAAGTACAGGGATTTAAAGCCGGTATATCAGATTATTTTCATTGAAAAATGCGCATGGAATAATAAAAATCTGATCAACAACTATCAGATGCGCAATGAGCAGGGGGAAGATGAGAGTAAACATCCACTGATTAGAAGAACCTACGTCCATCTGCCTGTTATCAATGAAATCGCTAAGAAAAAGGCCATCCAGAAAATGGATGACTTTGAACAGCTGTGCTTCTTGTTTGAAAACAATGCGAAAAATGATATACTGGAATCAAAGGAAAGGCTGGTGAAGGTATTCGTGAACAAGTACGAGGAAATGCAGAAGGATGACGAGCTGTGGTCAACCGCAATGGCGATTCAGATGGGGGAGGCACGTTATCGCTACGGCTTGGAGGACAGCTTTGAGGAGGGGATGAAGGAAGGTATCATAAGAGGTAAAGCAGAAGGTAAGGCGGAAGGTATGATTGAAGGCAAGCTTGAAGGAGAGAGACAACTCTTACATAGGCTCATGGAAGCCAAATTTCAGGAAGACTGTACAGCATGGCTACAGTCATTAACCGAGGACCAACTGCATATCGTATCCAATTTACTTTTGGAATGTGATACCTTAGAGTCAGTCAAAAAACAATTAAATAGACGCAACACCATATAAGAATACTTCATCAACAGCACCTTTATACCTATGTCTGTACAAAGTAATGGTTATTTATGTGTCTAACCGAAAGAAGTCATGAACAGCATATTTATAATAAAGGAATCAACAGATGCAATACGAAAATTTTTACAAATCCATACATACCTTGCAGCCTATTTATTTAACGGCTGCGATAAAAAAGCTCTCAGCGTAATTACAATGATTTGCTGAGGGCTTTTCATGTCTGCTATATCACTGCTTCAAATTGCGGCTTGATTTTTCGTTTCATAATGAAAAAGGAAATCACCAGCAGAAGATAGGTAATATCAAAATTAGCATATGCGGCAGGTGTCACGATTTTTATAAATACACATGCGACAATTGCAATGATATCCATACGCATATAGAAGCTGCCGAACTGGTAGCGTTTCACGATTCTTTTGCGTATCAGGAAATTTTTCATTGCAATTCCACCAGCGATACAGGCAACGATGACATCTACCAGATAATTCACAATAAATTTCTGGTCCATCAGATTTTTAAAGAAGAACAGCACGATACAGAGTGAGAATACATACCAGATACTGCTGATTTGCATTTTCTCATAATCCTGATTGCGTATTTTTCGTTTCATATCCTTATATACATTGCCACGGGATAGCTTTGTCGTATATTCTTTCAGATCCCTGGGAATTACCAGCGTTGCTTTCTTTCTGTTTTTCATGCCCTCGAGACATTGTTCAAGGGCGGTATTAACAATGATATTGATATCCGCATCGGATGTATTGCTGTGCAGTACATAGTCATAGAAACGCATAAATTCTTTATGATAATCCTCATCCAGCTTTTTCATCAGGTAGAGATTGTCAATATGAATTTTTTTCTGACTGCTTTGATTTTTCATGGAGACCTATGCGACCTCAATCGTTTCGCTGTCGGTAATATGAAGATTGGTGTTATAGAAGGTTGTCAATGCACGAATCATATACTCACTGTCTTTGATACCTGCGGTTTCATAGGAGGAATGCATGGCAAGCTGAGCCAGTCCGATATCCACAGTATGCATGGATACCTTCTGGCTGGAGAGATTTCCAAGTGTGCTGCCTCCTGCTGCATCACTTCTGTTAGCAAAATGCTGAACAGGAACCTCTGCTTTTTCACAGATTCCCGCAAAGACTGCCGAGCTGACTGCATCGGTTGTATATTTCTGATTCGCACTGAATTTCACAACGATTCCCTTATTCATATAGGTGCAGTTTGTATCATCTGTCTTTTCCGGATGATTCGGGTGTACTGCATGTGCATTGTCACAGGATACCATGAAGCTTTTCGCAACAGCACGGTAGTAATCCTCTTTTGTGTAACCAAGGTTGTCGTTGATTCTCTGCAGAACATCATACAGGAAGGTTGAGCATGCACCCTGCTTGGTTCCGGAACCGACCTCTTCATTGTCAAAGCAGGCAAACACATTGACTGCTTG
This region includes:
- a CDS encoding ABC transporter ATP-binding protein/permease, which produces MIDKRLLKEMPETKPYIMKQVAMQWFSLLCNIVFVALLANVLSHIFNKTVNEQLLLLTTCGVILCIALRAVCVRKASLYSHEASCHVREQLRMRLFKKLLEMKSSYTESAPTSELVQLSVEGIDQLEIYFGRYLPQFFYSMLAPVTLFLILVWMDVKSALVLLLCVPLIPMSIIAVQKFAKKLLSKYWSSYTTLGDSFLENLQGLTTLKIYQADEWKQQEMNKEAENFRKITMKVLTMQLNSVSVMDLIAYGGAALGSIVAILGFQNGSLSLFQVICIVLLSSEFFIPLRLLGSFFHIAMNGIAASDKIFRILDKPQKQAEQKQWKAETVDIQLRDLSFSYDEQRTILKHVYMQLKPGQFTAIVGESGSGKSTIAKLIAGIVKDYHGQLLIADTQRRDIDDDAFYQSFLYVSHQPFIFKGSVRENLAIAKDSLSEEAMLEALRKVALLDFVMEQGGLDMELQEQGNNLSGGQKQRLSIARALLAQRDVYIFDEAASNIDAESEDAIVSVIYKLAETKMVIMITHRLKSIKGCDQIYVIDQGTCQEHGRHEELLRLRGTYARMYEKQQELEAMEGAEQYA
- a CDS encoding diguanylate cyclase; amino-acid sequence: MTRKKMLLLYICLWIIGLCLVVSVIFPQKTPPAAVIPPKSNDIEVLKNGWKDGAAQAEAKTDIRDKTFSRKRTLPQIAKDTMLVIRNNYRGVQICIDNEVRLDYGYHRDDTKLLGNVYVRMPVTSEDSGKELLLKFKNNYSNVSSDIEYPMLVSASSFAFYILQENAGIIITVILLLLLDIILVFLIIWLKNRSFWLSKTSLYALMSFIFLTALWLLTDSPILQLYVSGSLRIVLLSFCSFMLMPIPLLVFINDALKLRCRSLTLLQLLLLGNTIVQCILYQAGILDFVQMLPFTHLLMMVSIAALLFALIREVRLYKTDYSRNILLAFFILALFSTVALTAFYLHPMDDYNIFFIVGLLLFIVMLSCFSFHKVYLLSQEQEQIQFYRQLAYTDTMTKARNRSAYEQRCQEMAKLKPDAPLTVFMFDINNLKHTNDTYGHHAGDTIIRSAADLLHTVFTDIGQIYRVGGDEFVVLSEKNYMSAQAVFSLLDQRLKEYNQTAELPLSIAKGFSSNTSRNKGIQKLLVMADQAMYEDKRKSRNL
- a CDS encoding ABC transporter ATP-binding protein translates to MHKTGNIRLMARMSLLVKPLAPHMLLAVFLGVAGFLCAIYIPYFSALLISHIAIQAADFPIGVFFVIMLVLAFLRGILHYGEQACNHYIAFKLLAILRDRVFTVLRRLAPARLEGQDKGNLIYLITSDIEALEVFYAHTISPVLIAVVTSGILLIQFAKMHILFFMIALLGYLFCGVLLPLIITKLGTQEGCQSREGFGRLSSYVLESLRGMQDVLQYRIGSQRMEEMQRKSEELHDTAKRLKLHEGTSSILGNAVVTLFTLLMLLGGCLLYLQGTVSFTTVLMSTVLMVSSFGPVLALASLSNNLLITMASARRVLQLLDEKEEVEEISGKKQAVSGDIKVENLSFSYEEEEVLRNVQATFKKGKITGIHGKSGSGKSTLLKLIMRFWNVSQGSISVHGVDLKDINTSDLRNMQSLVTQETVLFHDTIFNNIRIAKLDASVDEIEEACRKAGIHEFIMSLPKDYATPVAELGDSLSGGERQRIGLARAFLHDCDCILLDEPTSNLDALNEAVILKSIQAQKDKTILLVSHRPTTMRIADTVLSVESGRVS
- the nagB gene encoding glucosamine-6-phosphate deaminase, translating into MKIVVCKDYDDVSRVMAEKVVEQIRKKPNLVFCLPAGNSPIGMYKYLVQMYKEGKADFSQLRTFDMDEYAGLTPDDSHSFIYFMHQHFLDHVNINMDNVRYPKADAADLDAECKQYAQEIIDAGGLDIAITSIGDDGHIAFNEPGEYLLPRTHVVKMDEATRQQNAKAFADCAGGVPEYAITTGMEEHMKAKKYYVVCSGTHKGKLLHKLFENERLDPKFPVSWLRMHPDVEFIIDEATAAEIQEDALEYYREK
- a CDS encoding DUF454 domain-containing protein; this translates as MKPVYFIIGIVSMLLGAVGVVLPVLPTTPFLLLSAWCFAKSSRRFHCWFISTALYKNHLDSFVQHRSMTWRTKFSLLAFASTMLLFAMYFMSNLWLRLFLLALMLFKYYYFLFRIKTIRE
- a CDS encoding nitrous oxide-stimulated promoter family protein, translating into MEAAAKREKEKQVIQEMISLYCRKQHHGQSLCKECQTLCRYAHQRIDCCPFMESKTFCSNCSVHCYQKERREQIRRVMRFSGPRMLLHRPLMVIQHMWLSRKERHT
- a CDS encoding transporter; the encoded protein is MELSILIMKQLLVMFSLSGIGFLLAKLKLISNEGCKELVNLLLYAVIPLTVLNSFLVEKTPEKTQLLLYSLLLSLAVFAVSMLLSYIIYGKRKRVENFSAAFSNAGFIGIPLVQATVGPHAVFYIAGFVAFLNIFQWIYGAYVMGAERRMISFQVIAKNAVLLSFITGFTLYLCDLGNILFIKDIANTVANMNSPLAMIIIGVYMSQISFMRMLQRESSYICSLCRLFVIPLASLGLLAVIPLDCYEVKVAICIVLSAPVGANVAMFAQKFHQDYTYAVEIVILSTLMSVVTLPLIVYAAQIVL